From one Dermacentor silvarum isolate Dsil-2018 chromosome 3, BIME_Dsil_1.4, whole genome shotgun sequence genomic stretch:
- the LOC119444639 gene encoding organic cation transporter protein, with the protein MAQKSAGSPAALSTKSADNRNNALDRTSTVRTLGSGSLCIVTDVDREEVQQGANVIGHGDFQRIIFGFTIVAHTVLLCHSHVLALITDPVDHWCKPPPEFAGMSAAHWKNVGIPADEAGRFSQCRVYVRPGATSNDTESALCDSWDYDDVEAHRSARSYWNLVCQRSWLLSLGNGVFMSGALIVVPFMGYLADTEGRKPVIIVASFVLMMTAIASCLAEAFPLYLALIFVNSACASTVHIVTVILMFEVAPLQYRTFYTGLGSSLGVLLVEMLFVVVTAVRIGWFPLQLLVVAPTLLLLSATFAVHESPMWLLSMSRLKEAEEVIYTAAKANGVPRVHAKYSLDRIKFEMNKASVPYSPVAPTALLVPGSLRGRAAAVFVTTFTAVMAYYSLTWSRLLGGSSNLVVRVISVAALAPTYLAMYMALNTLGRLQFMLLLFTLLGGISGLYGIATYAQPHEVAYALAIAAKCLASALIPTNYLYMAELFPSSVRSAVMCGAYTCGRVGAVFASALSLLQDVGREDAGFAVLAVAVFGGLLALLSLPETAVRGTADAAITNMDGKRRDLLDVMQTTLVPKRKRRRKGRRMSTVQAALLDKQALSSSMQSPSR; encoded by the coding sequence ATGGCGCAAAAGTCCGCAGGATCCCCGGCGGCGTTGTCCACCAAAAGCGCAGACAACCGGAACAACGCTTTGGATCGCACATCAACGGTCCGCACGCTGGGCAGCGGCTCGCTCTGCATTGTCACCGACGTGGACCGCGAAGAGGTGCAACAGGGCGCCAACGTCATCGGGCACGGCGACTTCCAGAGGATCATCTTCGGTTTCACCATCGTGGCGCACACGGTGCTTCTGTGCCACAGCCACGTCCTAGCGCTCATCACGGACCCAGTTGACCACTGGTGCAAGCCGCCGCCCGAGTTCGCCGGGATGTCGGCCGCCCACTGGAAGAACGTCGGCATACCTGCCGACGAAGCGGGCCGCTTCAGCCAGTGCCGAGTGTACGTGCGACCCGGCGCCACCTCCAACGACACGGAGTCTGCCCTGTGCGATTCCTGGGACTACGACGATGTCGAGGCGCACAGGAGCGCCCGCAGCTACTGGAACCTCGTTTGCCAACGCAGCTGGCTCCTGTCCCTGGGCAACGGCGTCTTCATGAGCGGCGCGCTCATAGTGGTCCCGTTCATGGGCTACCTGGCCGACACCGAGGGTCGCAAGCCAGTAATCATCGTTGCCTCGTTCGTGCTCATGATGACAGCCATCGCCAGCTGCTTGGCCGAGGCCTTTCCCCTCTACCTGGCACTCATATTCGTCAACTCTGCCTGCGCCAGCACCGTTCACATCGTCACGGTGATCCTGATGTTCGAGGTGGCGCCGCTCCAGTATCGCACCTTCTACACGGGCCTCGGCAGCTCCCTGGGCGTCCTGTTAGTCGAGATGCTGTTCGTCGTCGTCACCGCCGTCCGCATCGGCTGGTTTCCGCTCCAGCTGCTCGTCGTGGCGCCCACCCTGCTGCTCCTCTCAGCCACGTTCGCCGTGCACGAGTCGCCCATGTGGCTGCTCTCAATGTCCAGGCTGAAAGAGGCCGAGGAAGTCATCTACACCGCCGCCAAGGCGAATGGCGTGCCTCGCGTCCACGCCAAGTACTCCCTCGACCGGATCAAGTTCGAGATGAACAAGGCGAGCGTGCCGTACTCGCCGGTGGCGCCCACAGCGCTGCTGGTCCCCGGATCGCTGCGCGGCAGGGCCGCTGCGGTTTTCGTCACCACGTTCACCGCCGTGATGGCCTACTACTCGCTCACCTGGAGCCGCCTACTCGGCGGGAGCAGCAATCTGGTGGTGCGCGTCATCTCCGTAGCGGCCCTGGCACCCACCTACCTGGCCATGTACATGGCCCTCAACACCCTGGGACGCCTGCAGTTCATGCTCCTGCTCTTCACGCTTCTCGGCGGAATTTCGGGACTCTACGGCATCGCCACGTACGCCCAACCACACGAGGTCGCCTACGCGCTCGCCATTGCGGCCAAGTGCCTGGCGAGCGCCCTGATTCCCACCAACTACCTGTACATGGCCGAGCTGTTCCCTTCGTCGGTGCGCAGCGCGGTTATGTGTGGCGCCTACACGTGCGGCCGCGTCGGCGCCGTGTTCGCTTCGGCGCTCTCCCTTCTGCAGGACGTCGGCCGGGAGGACGCCGGCTTTGCGGTCCTGGCGGTAGCGGTCTTCGGAGGCCTGCTGGCGCTCCTCAGCTTGCCCGAGACGGCCGTCAGAGGCACTGCCGACGCGGCCATAACCAACATGGACGGCAAGCGCAGGGACCTCTTGGACGTCATGCAGACCACGCTGGTGCCTAAACGCAAGAGGAGGAGGAAGGGCAGGCGTATGAGCACCGTGCAAGCAGCGCTGCTGGACAAGCAGGCGCTAAGCTCGTCCATGCAGTCTCCCTCGCGCTGA
- the LOC119444638 gene encoding organic cation transporter protein-like gives MAQKSAGSPAALSTKSADNRNNALDRTSTVRTLGSGSLCIVTDVDREEVQQGANVIGHGDFQRIIFGFTIVAHTVLLCHSHVLALITDPVDHWCKPPPEFAGMSAAHWKNVGIPADEAGRFSQCRVYVRPGATSNDTESALCDSWDYDDVEAHRSARSYWNLVCQRSWLLSLGNGVFMSGALIVVPFMGYLADTEGRKPVIIVASFVLMMTAIASCLAEAFPLYLALIFVNSACASTVHIVTVILMFEVAPLQYRTFYTGLGSSLGVLLVEMLFVVVTAVRIGWFPLQLLPRSPCTESPMWLLSMSRLKEAEEVIYTAAKANGVPRVHAKYSLDRIKFEMNKASVPYSPVAPTALLVPGSLRGRAAAVFVTTFTAVMAYYSLTWSRLLGGSSNLVVRVISVAALAPTYLAMYMALNTLGRLQFMLLLFTLLGGISGLYGIATYAQPHEVAYALAIAAKCLASALIPTNYLYMAELFPSSVRSAVMCGAYTCGRVGAVFASALSLLQDVGREDAGFAVLAVAVFGGLLALLSLPETAVRGTADAAITNMDGKRRDLLDVMQTTLVPKRKRRRKGRRMSTVQAALLDKQALSSSMQSPSR, from the exons ATGGCGCAAAAGTCCGCAGGATCCCCGGCGGCGTTGTCCACCAAAAGCGCAGACAACCGGAACAACGCTTTGGATCGCACATCAACGGTCCGCACGCTGGGCAGCGGCTCGCTCTGCATTGTCACCGACGTGGACCGCGAAGAGGTGCAACAGGGCGCCAACGTCATCGGGCACGGCGACTTCCAGAGGATCATCTTCGGTTTCACCATCGTGGCGCACACGGTGCTTCTGTGCCACAGCCACGTCCTAGCGCTCATCACGGACCCAGTTGACCACTGGTGCAAGCCGCCGCCCGAGTTCGCCGGGATGTCGGCCGCCCACTGGAAGAACGTCGGCATACCTGCCGACGAAGCGGGCCGCTTCAGCCAGTGCCGAGTGTACGTGCGACCCGGCGCCACCTCCAACGACACGGAGTCTGCCCTGTGCGATTCCTGGGACTACGACGATGTCGAGGCGCACAGGAGCGCCCGCAGCTACTGGAACCTCGTTTGCCAACGCAGCTGGCTCCTGTCCCTGGGCAACGGCGTCTTCATGAGCGGCGCGCTCATAGTGGTCCCGTTCATGGGCTACCTGGCCGACACCGAGGGTCGCAAGCCAGTAATCATCGTTGCCTCGTTCGTGCTCATGATGACAGCCATCGCCAGCTGCTTGGCCGAGGCCTTTCCCCTCTACCTGGCACTCATATTCGTCAACTCTGCCTGCGCCAGCACCGTTCACATCGTCACGGTGATCCTGATGTTCGAGGTGGCGCCGCTCCAGTATCGCACCTTCTACACGGGCCTCGGCAGCTCCCTGGGCGTCCTGTTAGTCGAGATGCTGTTCGTCGTCGTCACCGCCGTCCGCATCGGCTGGTTTCCGCTCCAGCTGCTC CCACGTTCGCCGTGCACTGAGTCGCCCATGTGGCTGCTCTCAATGTCCAGGCTGAAAGAGGCCGAGGAAGTCATCTACACCGCCGCCAAGGCGAATGGCGTGCCTCGCGTCCACGCCAAGTACTCCCTCGACCGGATCAAGTTCGAGATGAACAAGGCGAGCGTGCCGTACTCGCCGGTGGCGCCCACAGCGCTGCTGGTCCCCGGATCGCTGCGCGGCAGGGCCGCTGCGGTTTTCGTCACCACGTTCACCGCCGTGATGGCCTACTACTCGCTCACCTGGAGCCGCCTACTCGGCGGGAGCAGCAATCTGGTGGTGCGCGTCATCTCCGTAGCGGCCCTGGCACCCACCTACCTGGCCATGTACATGGCCCTCAACACCCTGGGACGCCTGCAGTTCATGCTCCTGCTCTTCACGCTTCTCGGCGGAATTTCGGGACTCTACGGCATCGCCACGTACGCCCAACCACACGAGGTCGCCTACGCGCTCGCCATTGCGGCCAAGTGCCTGGCGAGCGCCCTGATTCCCACCAACTACCTGTACATGGCCGAGCTGTTCCCTTCGTCGGTGCGCAGCGCGGTTATGTGTGGCGCCTACACGTGCGGCCGCGTCGGCGCCGTGTTCGCTTCGGCGCTCTCCCTTCTGCAGGACGTCGGCCGGGAGGACGCCGGCTTTGCGGTCCTGGCGGTAGCGGTCTTCGGAGGCCTGCTGGCGCTCCTCAGCTTGCCCGAGACGGCCGTCAGAGGCACTGCCGACGCGGCCATAACCAACATGGACGGCAAGCGCAGGGACCTCTTGGACGTCATGCAGACCACGCTGGTGCCTAAACGCAAGAGGAGGAGGAAGGGCAGGCGTATGAGCACCGTGCAAGCAGCGCTGCTGGACAAGCAGGCGCTAAGCTCGTCCATGCAGTCTCCCTCGCGCTGA
- the LOC125944315 gene encoding high-affinity choline transporter 1-like yields the protein MSAPFSVGVVFRWLCGEPSMNVPVTIRLPLYDEELGQQFPFRLTCMLLVLLTQLLGSYCASLAFQGGWLPQCFDVFNCFSSVQHAEHKHAAKLSESSTTKASDVVAPTLNKDDDARRLGRPGGVDASKSRSAADASSKVKRTSSIDVSLRARRSSSRLSRKASAASERTAASTNPATKPDGGVAHRGSDAKTQPRKDSVKFMTMSDIWADSKTAESKREGNKASESSKTPSKKLRRSSSRSNIKVKSEEGAVSKSDGRPPEEGEARRSQAPQPGPTILAAGRLFDFFFVYVS from the exons ATGTCTGCAC CTTTTTCCGTCGGCGTCGTCTTCCGCTGGCTGTGCGGCGAGCCGTCGATGAACGTGCCGGTGACCATCAGGCTGCCGCTGTACGACGAGGAGCTGGGCCAGCAGTTTCCGTTCCGGCTCACCTGCATGCTCCTCGTCCTGCTCACGCAGCTGCTGGGCTCCTACTGCGCCTCTCTGGCCTTCCAGGGAGGCTGGCTGCCGCAGTGCTTCGACGTCTTCAACTGCTTTTCCTCCGTGcagcacgccgagcacaagcacgcgGCCAAGCTGAGCGAATCGAGCACCACCAAGGCTTCGGATGTTGTGGCTCCGACGCTCAACAAGGACGATGACGCTCGCAGACTCGGGAGACCCGGCGGCGTAGACGCTTCTAAGAGCCGGAGTGCCGCCGACGCTTCGTCCAAGGTCAAGAGAACCAGCTCTATCGACGTTTCTTTGAGGGCCAGGAGATCTTCTTCGAGACTCAGCAGGAAAGCCAGCGCCGCGTCCGAGAGAACCGCCGCGTCGACGAACCCCGCGACCAAGCCTGACGGCGGCGTCGCGCATCGCGGCTCCGATGCGAAGACGCAGCCGAGAAAGGACAGCGTCAAGTTCATGACCATGTCGGACATTTGGGCCGACTCCaagacggcggagagcaagcgggAGGGCAATAAAGCGAGCGAGTCGTCCAAGACGCCCTCCAAAAAACTTCGCCGTTCCAGTAGCCGAAGCAACATCAAGGTGAAGTCGGAGGAGGGCGCCGTGTCCAAGAGCGACGGCCGGCCTCCCGAAGAAGGGGAAGCGCGACGTTCACAAGCACCGCAGCCCGGACCAACAATTCTTGCTGCGGGGCGTCTCttcgattttttctttgtttacgtgtcttag